From the genome of Ketobacter sp. MCCC 1A13808, one region includes:
- the fabR gene encoding HTH-type transcriptional repressor FabR has protein sequence MKNRQERKLLTRQSLMSAALEWVEEGQHFSSLSIREVAKRAGVVPTAFYRHFKDLDDLALNLVDELSLVLRQLMREARQNRGDPGHIIRDSVTQFCDYVVNHRVFFLFMAQSMTGGSTVIRQAVRSELQYFAKELVSDLQRLNLLSNLNPSMVDVVADLTISNMAFSTIQLLDLSDASPQARKDFETRLTRQLQLIFLGASTWKSGVSE, from the coding sequence ATGAAGAACCGCCAGGAACGGAAATTACTTACCCGTCAATCGCTTATGAGTGCAGCGTTGGAATGGGTGGAAGAAGGCCAGCACTTTTCCAGTTTGAGCATCAGAGAAGTCGCCAAGCGAGCAGGGGTCGTCCCCACCGCCTTTTACCGGCATTTCAAGGATCTCGATGATTTGGCGCTGAATCTGGTAGACGAGCTGAGCCTGGTGTTACGCCAGCTCATGAGGGAAGCGCGTCAGAACCGGGGTGACCCCGGTCACATCATTCGGGATTCGGTTACACAATTCTGCGATTATGTGGTGAACCACAGAGTGTTTTTTCTATTTATGGCACAGTCCATGACCGGAGGGAGCACTGTGATTCGTCAGGCCGTGCGCAGCGAGTTGCAATATTTTGCCAAGGAGTTGGTGTCTGACCTGCAAAGACTGAATCTGTTATCCAATCTCAACCCCTCAATGGTGGATGTGGTCGCCGATCTGACCATTTCAAATATGGCCTTTAGCACAATCCAATTACTCGACCTGTCAGACGCCAGCCCCCAGGCACGAAAGGATTTCGAAACCCGCCTTACCCGCCAGCTTCAGCTGATTTTCCTGGGTGCATCCACCTGGAAAAGCGGGGTTTCCGAGTAA
- a CDS encoding flavin reductase family protein — translation MHSKNTTITQRAKTWLSSSLFNRDRAGEYFEYLVEGLDPLWSFTDCKAQILDVINETADTKTWVMKPTSRWNGFVAGQHIHITMSVNGVNHTRTFTISSSPYQWQQDQTITITVKKVPDGRITGWMHEHLDKGAVITLSRAQGDFVLNDSIDAPVGYIAAGSGITPVMSQLRTLTANNMPVPASLLYFSNTRQDFIFGSQIQAMSQTNGRFTSHLIASYDDSESSHKLPQSPICAEHIAALLSDKPKEIYICGPHRFREIAKELLAEAGFDLNATHEEAFGLPPVKRVEGEPVTITFGKSALETTSNAPGTLLEMAEGAGLSPTAGCRMGICHTCKCKKNSGQVRNIITGELSSTGQEDIQICISTPISNVEVEL, via the coding sequence ATGCACTCAAAAAATACCACCATCACCCAACGGGCCAAAACCTGGCTCAGCAGCAGCCTGTTCAACCGCGATCGCGCTGGTGAGTATTTTGAGTATCTGGTCGAGGGGCTCGATCCGTTATGGTCTTTCACAGACTGCAAGGCGCAGATTCTGGATGTGATCAATGAAACTGCCGACACCAAAACCTGGGTCATGAAACCCACATCGCGCTGGAACGGCTTTGTCGCGGGTCAGCACATTCATATCACTATGAGCGTAAACGGTGTTAACCATACCCGTACTTTTACAATTTCCTCTTCGCCCTATCAGTGGCAGCAAGATCAAACCATTACTATTACGGTGAAAAAGGTCCCGGACGGCAGAATAACCGGATGGATGCATGAGCATCTGGACAAGGGGGCTGTCATCACCCTTTCCCGAGCCCAAGGTGATTTCGTCCTCAACGACAGCATCGATGCACCGGTTGGCTACATCGCCGCAGGTTCAGGAATCACGCCCGTCATGTCGCAATTGCGAACCTTGACTGCGAACAATATGCCGGTGCCCGCCTCTTTACTCTATTTCTCTAATACCCGGCAGGATTTCATCTTCGGTTCACAGATTCAGGCCATGAGCCAAACCAATGGCCGTTTCACCAGCCATCTGATCGCCAGTTATGACGACAGCGAGAGTTCACACAAGCTGCCGCAAAGCCCGATTTGCGCAGAGCATATAGCTGCTTTGCTCAGTGACAAGCCGAAAGAAATTTATATTTGCGGACCGCACCGTTTTCGCGAGATTGCAAAAGAACTACTGGCTGAGGCAGGTTTTGACCTGAATGCGACTCATGAAGAAGCGTTTGGTTTACCACCCGTTAAACGGGTCGAAGGCGAGCCGGTTACCATTACCTTTGGTAAAAGCGCGCTGGAAACCACCAGCAACGCGCCAGGCACGCTGCTTGAGATGGCCGAAGGCGCGGGCCTTTCCCCAACTGCAGGTTGTCGCATGGGTATCTGCCATACCTGCAAGTGTAAAAAGAATTCAGGTCAGGTACGCAACATCATTACCGGCGAACTGTCTTCCACCGGACAGGAAGATATACAGATTTGTATATCCACCCCGATCAGTAATGTCGAAGTCGAATTATAA